The Hemibagrus wyckioides isolate EC202008001 linkage group LG12, SWU_Hwy_1.0, whole genome shotgun sequence genome includes a window with the following:
- the LOC131362976 gene encoding class I histocompatibility antigen, F10 alpha chain-like, with the protein MNERKFLYILICFLHPLRLFGDDVHFITWQFLGSEGLSLPMYTERVTVNDVTVFYYDSNMKSTAPCPKWLNTTAGQQHWEETTALSHSNRAEMTSALEKAKQYNLSGTYSEHNIYQGYSRCDLYANGTIKSVLTHALNGKDFLSFDIDNKRFIASVSKASIYKRIREENKARLERMVFFYKEICFDRLRMFLGHSPHVNRRNAPDVRLFERHRAGSTLLTCHVTGFYPRAVQVKWMGADLQLVDDEMNNVLPNGDGTYQTRRSVIKPEGSTEDQQYSCVVHHSSLEGNITITWGKEQKLNRLPVWIAPGFIFMVIVVGLLIRGFCQN; encoded by the exons ATGTTCATTTCATCACTTGGCAGTTCCTCGGCTCTGAAGGCCTCAGCCTTCCCATGTACACAGAGAGAGTCACTGTGAATGATGTAACTGTATTTTACTATGACAGTAACATGAAGTCAACAGCACCATGTCCTAAATGGCTCAACACCACAGCTGGTCAGCAACACTGGGAAGAGACCACTGCTTTATCACACAGCAACAGAGCAGAAATGACTTCAGCTCTCGAAAAAGCCAAGCAGTACAACCTTTCAG GCACTTATTCAGAACACAATATATACCAAGGCTACAGTCGCTGTGACCTCTATGCAAATGGCACAATCAAATCAGTGTTAACCCACGCACTCAATGGGAAGGACTTCTTAAGTTTTGATATAGACAATAAGAGGTTCATCGCTTCTGTTTCTAAAGCCAGCATATATAAAAGAATTAGGGAGGAGAATAAAGCCAGGCTTGAACGCATGGTGTTTTTCTATAAAGAGATCTGTTTTGACCGCCTTAGGATGTTCTTAGGGCATTCTCCTCATGTCAACAGGAGGAATG CTCCAGACGTGAGGCTTTTTGAGAGGCATAGAGCTGGTTCCACTCTCCTCACATGTCATGTGACTGGGTTTTACCCCAGAGCAGTGCAGGTGAAGTGGATGGGGGCAGATTTACAGCTGGTGGATGACGAGATGAACAATGTGCTACCTAACGGTGATGGCACGTATCAGACCAGAAGGAGTGTGATCAAACCTGAGGGGAGCACAGAAGATCAGCAGTATAGCTGTGTTGTACATCACAGCAGCCTAGAGGGAAATATTACCATCACATGGG GTAAAGAGCAGAAACTGAACAGGCTTCCTGTTTGGATTGCACCAGGCTTCATTTTCATGGTCATTGTAGTTGGGCTCCTAATTCGAGGCTTCTGTCAAAATTAA
- the LOC131362841 gene encoding myosin-10-like — protein sequence MIKAKKMFGSLHQEEDKHPKRPLLSAAGVAATCRYIRDNLNHWEKMTVTEDSVQDQAVGPVLDQSPPKCSRAPELEDRVMELERLLYEANRECKQQRLSHIILQAQNNKMKKIFQQKEMLLEASLADAQQKHQKAQETIFQLEEEKSELTKLVNTQFSRELEQGEELCHSRLEIDELQNEHEQKQEAYSTLLLEYEKMKKELTHTKELLKASLADPELKNQKALESISQLEEEKSELMNLVATLRSTVQEQGEELCNCHLQIDKLQDLCGQSQNTTSVLLLKYEKMKKELTQTTEVLKASLADAELKNQKALESIIQLEEEKSELTNLVATLRSTVQELGEELFNCHSDIDELQIKANNALLLENEEIKKELKHKEEVLKASLADAELKNQKALESISQLEEEKSELTNLVATLRSTVQELGEELCNCHLQIDELQIEHEQKQEAHNALLLEKEEMVMELTRKEEVLKASLADAELKNQKALESISQLEEEKSELKKRVNKLRSTVQELGEELCNCHSDIDELQIENEQKQEAHSTLLLEYEVMKKELTHTTELLKASLADAELKNQKALESISQLEEEKSELMKRVNKLRSTVQELGEELCNCHLQIDELQDENEQKQEAHSTLLLEYEEMKKELTNTKEVLKASLADAELKNQKALESISQLEEEKSELKKRVNKLRSTVQELGEELCNCHSDIDELQIENEQKQEAHSTLLLQYEVMKKELTHTTELLKASLADAELKNQKALESISQLEEEKSELMKRVNKLRSTVQELGEELCNCHLQIDELQDENEQKQEAHSTLLLEYEEMKKELTNTKEVLKASLADAELKNQKALESISQLEEEKSELTKRVNKLRSTVQELGEELCNCHLQIDELQDEQEQNQEAHSALLLEYEEMKKELTHTMEVLKASLADAELKNQKALESIIQLEEEKSELTKRVNKLRSTVQELGEELCNCHLQTDELQDEHEQNQEAHRTLLLENEKLKKELTDTKEVLKASLADAELKNQKDLESISQLEEEKSELTKRVNKLRSTVQELGEELCNCHLQIDELQIESEQQQQAHATLLSVC from the exons AtgataaaagcaaaaaaaatgtttggttCACTTCACCAAGAAGAAGATAAACATCCAAAGCGCCCCCTTCTGTCGGCGGCTGGTGTTGCAGCCACTTGTCGTTACATTAGAGACAATCTTAACCATTGGGAGAAAATGACTGTGACCGAAG ATTCAGTGCAGGACCAGGCAGTGGGACCTGTTCTGGACCAATCTCCTCCTAAATGCTCCAGAGCTCCTGAG CTGGAAGACAGAGTGATGGAGCTGGAGAGACTGCTCTATGAGGCAAACAGAGAATGTAAGCAGCAGAGGCTGTCTCACATCATTCTGCAAGCACAGAACAACAAGATGAAGAAGATATTCCAACAGAAGGAGATGCTTCTGGAG GCATCTCTGGCTGATGCCCAGCAGAAGCACCAGAAGGCTCAGGAGACCATCTTTCAGCTGGAGGAAGAGAAGTCAGAGCTGACAAAGCTGGTGAACACTCAGTTTTCCAGAGAGCTGGAGCAGGGAGAAGAGCTCTGTCACTCTCGCCTTGAGATTGATGAGCTACAGAAC gAGCATGAGCAAAAGCAAGAGGCTTACAGCACCCTGCTGTTGGAATATGAAAAGATGAAGAAGGAGTTGACACACACAAAGGAACTGCTGAAG GCGTCTCTGGCTGATCCTGAGCTGAAGAACCAGAAGGCTCTGGAGtccatcagtcagctggaggaaGAGAAATCAGAGCTGATGAACCTGGTGGCCACACTGCGTTCCACAGTGCAGGAGCAGGGAGAAGAGCTCTGTAACTGTCACCTTCAGATTGATAAGCTACAGGAC TTATGTGGTCAAAGCCAGAATACCACCAGTGTCCTGCTGTTGAAATATGAAAAGATGAAGAAGGAGTTGACACAAACAACAGAAGTGCTGAAG GCGTCTCTGGCTGATGCTGAGCTGAAGAACCAGAAGGCTCTGGAGTCCATCATTCAGCTGGAGGAAGAGAAATCAGAGCTGACGAACCTGGTGGCCACACTGCGTTCCACAGTGCAGGAGCTGGGAGAAGAGCTCTTTAACTGCCACTCTGATATTGATGAGCTACAGata AAGGCCAACAATGCCCTGCTGTTAGAAAATGAAGAGATAAAGAAGGAGCTGAAACACAAAGAAGAAGTGCTGAAG GCGTCTCTGGCTGATGCTGAGCTGAAGAACCAGAAGGCTCTGGAGtccatcagtcagctggaggaaGAGAAATCAGAGCTGACGAACCTGGTGGCTACACTGCGTTCCACAGTGCAGGAGCTGGGAGAAGAGCTCTGTAACTGTCACCTTCAGATTGATGAGCTACAGATA GAGCATGAGCAAAAGCAGGAGGCCCACAATGCTCTGCTGTTGGAAAAGGAAGAGATGGTGATGGAGCTGACACGCAAAGAGGAAGTGCTGAAG GCGTCTCTGGCTGATGCTGAGCTGAAGAACCAGAAGGCTCTGGAGtccatcagtcagctggaggaaGAGAAATCAGAGCTGAAGAAAAGGGTGAACAAACTGCGTTCCACAGTGCAGGAGCTGGGAGAAGAGCTCTGTAACTGTCACTCTGATATTGATGAACTACAGATA gaGAATGAGCAAAAGCAAGAGGCTCACAGCACCCTGCTGTTGGAatatgaagtgatgaagaaggAGTTGACACACACAACGGAACTGCTGAAG GCGTCTCTGGCTGATGCTGAGCTGAAGAACCAGAAGGCTCTGGAGtccatcagtcagctggaggaaGAGAAATCAGAGCTGATGAAAAGGGTGAACAAACTGCGTTCCACAGTGCAGGAGCTGGGAGAAGAGCTCTGTAACTGTCACCTTCAGATTGATGAGCTACAGGAC gAGAATGAGCAAAAGCAAGAGGCTCACAGCACCCTGCTGTTGGAatatgaagagatgaagaaggAGTTGACAAACACAAAGGAAGTGCTGAAG GCGTCTCTGGCTGATGCTGAGCTGAAGAACCAGAAGGCTCTGGAGtccatcagtcagctggaggaaGAGAAATCAGAGCTGAAGAAAAGGGTGAACAAACTGCGTTCCACAGTGCAGGAGCTGGGAGAAGAGCTCTGTAACTGTCACTCTGATATTGATGAACTACAGATA gaGAATGAGCAAAAGCAAGAGGCTCACAGCACCCTGCTGTTGCAatatgaagtgatgaagaaggAGTTGACACACACAACGGAACTGCTGAAG GCGTCTCTGGCTGATGCTGAGCTGAAGAACCAGAAGGCTCTGGAGtccatcagtcagctggaggaaGAGAAATCAGAGCTGATGAAAAGGGTGAACAAACTGCGTTCCACAGTGCAGGAGCTGGGAGAAGAGCTCTGTAACTGTCACCTTCAGATTGATGAGCTACAGGAC gAGAATGAGCAAAAGCAAGAGGCTCACAGCACCCTGCTGTTGGAatatgaagagatgaagaaggAGTTGACAAACACAAAGGAAGTGCTGAAG GCGTCTCTGGCTGATGCTGAGCTGAAGAACCAGAAGGCTCTGGAGtccatcagtcagctggaggaaGAGAAATCAGAGCTGACGAAAAGGGTGAACAAACTGCGTTCCACAGTGCAGGAGCTGGGAGAAGAGCTCTGTAACTGTCACCTTCAGATTGATGAGCTACAGGAC GAGCAGGAGCAAAATCAGGAGGCCCACAGTGCTCTGCTGTTGGAatatgaagagatgaagaaggAGTTGACACACACAATGGAAGTGCTGAAA GCGTCTCTGGCTGATGCTGAGCTGAAGAACCAGAAGGCTCTGGAGTCCATCATTCAGCTGGAGGAAGAGAAATCAGAGCTGACCAAAAGGGTGAACAAACTGCGTTCCACAGTGCAGGAGCTGGGAGAAGAGCTCTGTAACTGTCACCTTCAGACTGATGAGCTACAGGAC gAGCATGAGCAAAACCAGGAGGCCCACCGCACCCTGCTGTTAGAAAATGAAAAGCTAAAGAAGGAGctgacagacacaaaggaagTGCTGAAG